Within Vicia villosa cultivar HV-30 ecotype Madison, WI linkage group LG1, Vvil1.0, whole genome shotgun sequence, the genomic segment taatcacaTAACTAAACTTTTAGAAAAGAAAAGAGTATTATGTAATTGTGTTCTATTAGTAATACAAACAAATCCTCCTCAAGACatgcatgatgatgatgatgatgagccCTCACCTCACAAactaaaaagaaataattaattaacttatgcaaatgcaatattcCTAAACTAGATTACCACAACAAATACAGACAGACACATATTAATTATTACAAAATGCAAGAGAAATATTTAATtaactactaataataatattaaattaaggAGTTGGAAGATGATCAGTGGTAATATCAATATGTTGTTTTTTGGCAAGATTGTGTTTATTGTTATGCATCCAAACCTTGAGCACTCTTCTCTTCACTCCAATCTCTGCACAGAACTGTTGCACTAGAGATTCATCTTGCTTCTGAAATCTCCACCCAACTTTCTCAGCAAAGTTCAGCATTTTCTCCTTCTGCTCCTGTGTAAACTTTGTCCTGAACCTCTTCTTCATCACTACCTGTTGTCTCCCATGATCTTCTTGTTCGTCAGATTCAGAAGGTATGTTGTAGTTGAAAGGCATAATGATGTGTCCATGTGGTGGTGCTGTTACAGCTCTAGAAGGAAGgataatattgttgttgttgttgtggttacCTGTTGCTGCTGATGCAGTGTGGTGGTGGTAGCCGAGGCCAAGAGGTTGATCAGGAAGAGGTAACATGAATTTCCTCATgctgtgatgttgttgttgttgttgttgtctgttGAAGTTGAAGCTGAAAGGTGAGTTATGGTTGTGGTGTTGGTAGTTTTCTTCATCAGTTTCACCTTCGATTTCTTTTCTATGGAAGTTTCTGTGACAATGGCAAGCTGAACAGTTGAGTGCTTCTATGGAACCTTGTTCACCGCTCGGCATGAACTCACCGCAACCATCTGTTGCATTTCCTCCCATTGCAGCTGCATGGTTTTTCAAGCATTCTCTGTACTTCACCACCACTTGTGATAACGGTTTCTTGTAGGAGGATTGATCAAGATCTAGTTCTACACCAGTAGAGTTTGTGGTTGTGGTGGTTGTGCCATTAATTGAAGGGTTCTGACTCTGAGGAACTACTGCCACTGGTACTGGCACTGCTGCGGCTGaggaagatgttatgatgttattatTGTGATGGTGTAGAAGAGAAGGCGGTGGTGGAGGATGATGATGAATCATGTGATGATGATGACCATGTCCATTGGTAGTAACAGCAACATAATTATTAGTTGGGATTTGGATTTCACCATCTTGGTTGCTAGAAAGTTCCATTAGTTTCTATAATTTGGAGTTTGTTTGTTCTTTGGAGACCAAAAACAAAACAGCAACCAACACAGAAACTGCCaaaatgatgatgttgttgttgcaagGTTGTTTCTATGAAAAGGAAGATGGTTTTGAGTTCATAGAATAGTTAGTAATATTATTGAGGTGAAGTGAAGAAAGCAAGACAAGAGTGACAAGTAGTAGTTAATTAGTAGGGCATAGTTGAGTGCAGAAACATATGGTAATGAGAACAAGACAACTTTTAACCATACAAGACACTTTCCTACCCTGAGTAttatattctctctctctctcttcaaaagGAGAGAGACaaagtgtgtgtgagagagaaagagagataaAGGGATATTCAAGACAGACAAAGAGTGAGAAGATAATGAAGAGAGATTAATCTAGTGAGGcagaaattgatgagttgaagaagaagaagtagaagtaaggaagaaagagaagagagttaTTTGGTAGTGAGTGAGTAAAGAAGGACTAAACAAGAGCTTAGGTTATAGAGGTGAAGTGAAGTGGTGTGTTGGGACAAAATAAAGAAGAATTTAAGAGACAAAGAGGAAGggtggagagagagagaaagaaagagattagagagaaaaaaaagtaaGTTGCTTGGTTTGCTTTGCTTGCACTATCAGGCATCCAGTTTACGCCATATAGTGTGTCAGATAGTGGTGAGGACAAAAGATCACTGCCCACAAACACATTCTAAGAAACACAAAATACTTTCGTTTCTCAATTACTCCCTCAATTTTAGTTATAAAATCCTTCAACAGCATttatgaatatttataaaaaaatgtgataCTTTAAAAATTCATCCATATAGTTATTAATAGTATAAGAAATAAAATTGTTCTTTTTACAATTTTTAAGGTTATTACTGTATCATTTACCCCTTTGCCGTATAGACTATTTCTAATTtacccctataatttttttatccgTAGGTTTTTTACAGATCTTGACTTTAGGAACTAAATTGTTAGTATTTTAAAATCACATTGttgattttcaaataaaaaaattacatggATAAATCAGAAATAATCTATATGGCAAAGGGGTAACCCAATTTTTAAtgttaaattaaagaaaaatattttcggTTATAGAATGAGTTTTTGTCAGACTCAAGCCTAATATTATATCCCAAAGACTATATAATTGGCATATCATgccatatattatttaaaatctaACTCTCAAACTTACCATCTCTACTAATTTAACGAGCAATGTGTTTGTATGAGCACCTATTATTAAGGTTGAAGATACGAATTCTATCAAATCACCACTGCTATTACCCATTATTTTATCATCTACGTTGTGAACTAGAATTCTAGATCAGAACATTGATGTCGTTTATAGGAACAACCAACCGTTTTAGTTTTTCTATCCATACTCACGATGGATCGATGATGTAACATTTTCAATTTAGACTTATTATGACCAACTCTTAAATGAGGCAAAGTTGTTTTCTTCGGCCTGATGAGTCATCATGAGGGGAAATATTCATATTTGACCAAAAACATACCTAAAGGTCAAAGACTCACCCAAACAAGTAAGAGAGACATCACATATTCATCCAAAATCTTAAGGTAATGGATGTATGGGTCCTCTAACTTATAAATTGTGAGACTTACACAACGCACACTTGTTTCTTAACATGATCTCATCATCTTGGTGGCCTCACTCGACTCACATGACCTAGAACCCTAGAAAACAATGTCACCAAATACCATATCATCATTATTGGTATGATCTAAATATTAACCAGGCATAGAAAACATGTATGccaaataaacacaatcacactttgAATCATGTGGAGACTACTCTGTAAAGAAATATATACTTGGGAGCCAagtaaaactttttccttaataATATTCATGTAGTTGTATTGCACTTACAACTATGTCCACATGAACTAAAGGAGTATAATTATGCACTCCAAAAACATGAAAATTTCGGGGAAAAAATGATTGTACTATCACTATGTTGAATATCCgacaaagttatgaatttttatttggaattagttCAAGTTTTAGTTATGCATGATTGCAAGCCATACTCTTCCTCCAAGCTCTCACACTTGATTGGGTGAGAATCTCAACCTTCATCCTCAATAATCCAGACTCTCCCTCCAACCTCATATGTTTAGTTGGGCGAGAACCTTGGCATTTAACCTCAACAAGTCAGACACCCCCTTCCAACGCTCAAAATATTGGTCCTTAGACTCACCAAGTCAAACTCCCCTTCAAAGTTATGATTCTTGGTTAAGTGATAATTTTTTCTCTCAACCTCATCAAATTAGACCCCTCCTCCAAGTTTATATGCTTAGTTGAATAAGAACTTTGATCTTTAGCTTCATTTCCTTAGAGTTACCTTTCAACTTTTATCATAGACTGAATGAGAAATTTGGCTCTAAATTTCTCTAGTAAACCCCACTTCTCAACTAGCCACCAAGTTGCTGAGGTAATGACTCCACTCCCACATCGATATGAGGATACCTTCTTAGGGGCATATACATGAATATTTA encodes:
- the LOC131599305 gene encoding zinc-finger homeodomain protein 2 encodes the protein MELSSNQDGEIQIPTNNYVAVTTNGHGHHHHMIHHHPPPPPSLLHHHNNNIITSSSAAAVPVPVAVVPQSQNPSINGTTTTTTNSTGVELDLDQSSYKKPLSQVVVKYRECLKNHAAAMGGNATDGCGEFMPSGEQGSIEALNCSACHCHRNFHRKEIEGETDEENYQHHNHNSPFSFNFNRQQQQQQHHSMRKFMLPLPDQPLGLGYHHHTASAATGNHNNNNNIILPSRAVTAPPHGHIIMPFNYNIPSESDEQEDHGRQQVVMKKRFRTKFTQEQKEKMLNFAEKVGWRFQKQDESLVQQFCAEIGVKRRVLKVWMHNNKHNLAKKQHIDITTDHLPTP